From Candidatus Ancaeobacter aquaticus, one genomic window encodes:
- a CDS encoding MBL fold metallo-hydrolase produces MIENIHWLGHASFKITGEKIIYIDPYKINDGAQKADIILITHDHYDHFSAPDMGKILQVNTVVIGPGDVVRKNTTHDARKMDADDTLKVGDIIIQAVPAYNIAKNFHPKGHSWNGYVITVGGVRIYHAGDTDFIPEMKVIKADIALLPIGGTYTMTAREAAQAANTLKPKIAIPMHYDTIIGTQSDAKRFKELCECEVVILKKEEG; encoded by the coding sequence ATGATAGAGAATATTCACTGGCTTGGGCATGCATCATTTAAAATTACCGGTGAAAAAATTATATATATTGACCCGTATAAAATAAATGATGGTGCCCAAAAAGCAGATATTATTCTTATTACGCATGATCATTATGATCATTTCTCTGCTCCAGATATGGGCAAAATACTGCAAGTTAACACCGTTGTAATTGGACCCGGTGATGTGGTCAGAAAGAACACGACACACGATGCGCGTAAAATGGATGCGGACGATACATTGAAGGTCGGGGATATTATTATTCAAGCGGTGCCGGCATATAATATAGCGAAAAATTTCCATCCAAAAGGTCATTCCTGGAACGGGTATGTAATAACGGTAGGCGGTGTGCGTATATATCATGCAGGCGACACTGATTTTATCCCTGAAATGAAGGTAATTAAAGCTGATATTGCGCTTTTACCTATTGGCGGGACATATACCATGACGGCAAGAGAAGCAGCGCAAGCGGCAAATACGTTAAAACCAAAAATTGCTATACCAATGCATTATGATACGATTATAGGAACACAAAGTGATGCCAAACGGTTTAAAGAATTGTGTGAGTGTGAAGTAGTCATTTTAAAAAAAGAAGAGGGATAA
- a CDS encoding TIGR00725 family protein, producing the protein MRKKRIGIIGANQCSHEIGKIAYEVGRHIAKKNAILVCGGLGGVMEEACKGAKKENGMTIGILPGGNPDTANPYVDVPIVTSLNYARNILVVRTSEVLIAVGGRYGTLTEIAFALNVGHPVVGIKTWDLNKIDHNKGIVIETNPEAAVAKALSLIKK; encoded by the coding sequence ATGAGAAAAAAAAGAATAGGTATTATTGGTGCGAATCAATGTTCGCATGAAATAGGAAAAATTGCCTACGAAGTAGGAAGGCATATCGCAAAGAAAAATGCGATTCTTGTGTGCGGTGGTTTAGGCGGTGTAATGGAAGAGGCATGTAAAGGTGCTAAAAAGGAAAATGGCATGACTATCGGCATTCTTCCGGGCGGTAATCCTGATACTGCAAATCCATACGTTGATGTCCCCATTGTAACGAGTTTAAATTATGCACGGAATATCCTCGTTGTTCGAACAAGCGAGGTTCTTATCGCTGTTGGCGGCAGGTACGGAACGTTAACTGAGATTGCATTTGCACTAAATGTGGGGCATCCCGTAGTAGGCATTAAGACATGGGATCTAAACAAAATAGACCACAATAAAGGAATTGTAATTGAAACTAATCCGGAAGCCGCTGTAGCAAAAGCTTTGTCGCTTATCAAAAAATAG